One genomic window of Geovibrio ferrireducens includes the following:
- a CDS encoding MarR family winged helix-turn-helix transcriptional regulator codes for MNTETTVNIINEIRKLSRYLDKYSKYLSNKYHITLPQLLCLNELRAEPELNLTELTRRLNLNNSAITGIIDRLEIKNYVQRVKTGKDRRAIHLRLTEEGKIFAEKSLQIFDHDCFFDNTKVTEQETGDLLQNLGKIISLLDPEVKKIDL; via the coding sequence ATGAACACCGAAACCACCGTAAATATCATTAACGAAATAAGAAAACTCTCCCGCTATCTGGACAAGTACTCAAAATACCTCAGCAATAAGTATCACATCACCCTTCCGCAGCTTCTCTGTCTGAACGAGCTCCGCGCAGAACCCGAACTTAACCTCACTGAGCTTACCAGAAGACTGAACCTGAACAACAGCGCCATTACCGGCATAATTGACAGGCTTGAGATAAAAAACTATGTCCAGAGGGTTAAAACCGGAAAAGACAGAAGAGCTATCCACCTCCGCCTCACGGAAGAGGGTAAAATTTTCGCTGAAAAATCACTCCAGATATTCGATCACGACTGTTTTTTTGATAATACTAAAGTGACGGAACAGGAAACGGGAGATCTCCTCCAGAATCTCGGCAAGATAATAAGCCTCCTTGATCCCGAAGTTAAAAAAATAGATTTGTAA
- a CDS encoding radical SAM protein, with product MSLGINDFLKNTGTLLKGRAPGQAVIQLTDSCNAKCPQCGMRAQEKFERHRLNDERLFTMIDRAAENGVSAVSFTGGEPFLHTGSLISCINRASSNGIKFIRTGTNAYFLTGHDKPDFADKIRRMAEKIASTKLYTIWFSLDTWNAELHEEMRGLKGVIKGMEKALPIFAEYGIYPSANLGINRNVSSGELPELASDESKAAFRESFREGFRRFYTFAENLGFTIVNACYPMSADGNTVYRAESADRIVRFTADEKIELFSALFETIPEYRSRLRIFTPRSSLLSLLRQYKGDETADYGCRGGIDFFYIDSQNGHTHPCGFREGEDMGRYEDFEAKGFGLRANCRSCDWECFRDPSTLFGPVTEFFAHPAGLISRFANDREFFRLWLEDIRYYSACGYFNGREKPDLSKMSRFKMTKQP from the coding sequence ATGTCTCTTGGAATAAATGATTTTCTGAAAAATACAGGAACATTGCTTAAGGGCAGAGCACCGGGACAGGCAGTAATCCAGCTTACCGACAGCTGCAACGCGAAGTGCCCCCAGTGCGGAATGCGCGCTCAGGAAAAGTTTGAACGCCACCGTCTGAACGATGAACGGCTCTTTACAATGATAGACCGCGCGGCGGAGAACGGCGTAAGCGCAGTCTCCTTCACCGGCGGGGAACCTTTCCTCCACACTGGCTCGCTGATAAGCTGCATAAACCGGGCATCATCAAACGGAATAAAATTCATCCGCACAGGCACTAACGCCTACTTCCTCACAGGGCACGACAAGCCGGACTTCGCGGACAAGATAAGACGCATGGCGGAGAAGATAGCCTCCACAAAGCTTTACACCATATGGTTCAGCCTTGACACATGGAACGCAGAACTCCACGAGGAGATGCGCGGGCTTAAGGGAGTGATAAAGGGGATGGAGAAGGCGCTGCCCATCTTCGCCGAATACGGCATATACCCCTCCGCCAACCTCGGCATAAACAGAAATGTATCCTCCGGCGAGCTCCCGGAACTGGCTTCTGATGAATCAAAGGCGGCTTTCCGTGAAAGCTTCAGGGAAGGATTCAGACGGTTCTACACATTTGCGGAAAATCTCGGCTTCACCATAGTAAACGCCTGTTACCCCATGAGCGCGGACGGAAACACAGTCTACAGGGCAGAATCGGCCGACCGGATAGTCCGCTTCACCGCCGATGAAAAAATCGAACTGTTCAGCGCACTCTTCGAAACTATCCCCGAATACCGCTCCCGCCTCCGGATTTTCACTCCCCGCTCATCCCTCCTCAGTCTGCTCAGGCAGTACAAAGGGGACGAAACGGCAGATTACGGATGCCGCGGCGGAATAGACTTCTTCTACATCGACTCACAAAACGGACACACCCACCCATGCGGTTTCCGTGAAGGGGAGGACATGGGCAGATATGAGGACTTCGAGGCAAAAGGCTTCGGCCTCAGGGCAAACTGCCGCAGCTGCGACTGGGAATGCTTCCGCGATCCCTCAACCCTTTTCGGCCCTGTTACCGAATTTTTCGCTCACCCGGCAGGTCTCATAAGCCGTTTCGCCAATGACCGGGAGTTTTTCCGCCTCTGGCTGGAGGACATACGCTACTACTCAGCCTGCGGCTATTTCAACGGACGTGAAAAACCCGACCTCTCAAAAATGTCACGTTTTAAAATGACAAAACAGCCCTAA
- a CDS encoding glycosyltransferase, with protein MAKADLHCHSKFSNHPTEWFLQRLGSAESYTEPEYIYRTMKERGMDFVTVTDHNKLDASLILNEKYPEDTFTGVESTVYFPEDGCKIHCLVYGLNESQFAVIQKIRRDIYDFRDYIKEQNLAYSVAHATYSVNNRLNIEHLEKLVLLFDVFEGINGGRGKLHNMTWVNALEGLSPDKIEDLTAKHKIKSFGTCPWIKGFTGGSDDHAGLFLGNTYTITKAATPQDFLEKIRTKQTRHSGNYSSFHSLAFTVYKIAYDFTRNHKNMAGAEGLFNNITSYIFEDKKPTLLERLKLKSMKMRKSADGSRVKRLVTELIEDVRGLTDGSINRKLSVVYSKATDIADEYTKMALSGITGDAKNYRPEELVRSITSSLPGIFLSVPFFTSFGHMYKDRHLVDEIEQRFSVRSTRTKKKILWFTDTITDLNGVSVTLRTIGRLAHEQGYDLKIVSCLNEDEIDHRLPPNYVNLQPIHSFTMPYYEKLTVKIPSVLKALEDIYAFDPDEVYISTPGPVGLTGLLASRLLNVKSSGIYHTDFTKEVYEITSNDSLKVLVETYTRWFFDSVTELKTTSAEYMSLLSERGMARHKMSVFHRGIDARLFCPMKKDESGFFTLAYAGRISRDKNLDFLLELFGRLNGKYSNLRLIMAGDGPYLDEVKNKTKGMTNVLIMNEIEHARMPEVYAKADLFLFPSTTDTFGMVVLEAQACGVPAIVSDEGGPKEIIADKETGLVAYANNMEDWLHKTSRMIELAASKPAEYAGFSEAARTRVMSVFNWDKVLRDIFAKNKAENTPEKSGSVLREISASVA; from the coding sequence ATGGCAAAAGCAGATTTGCACTGTCACTCCAAATTTTCAAACCACCCCACAGAATGGTTTTTGCAGAGGCTCGGCTCCGCCGAATCATACACCGAACCCGAATACATATACCGCACAATGAAAGAAAGAGGGATGGACTTTGTAACCGTCACAGACCACAATAAGCTGGACGCATCCCTCATACTCAATGAAAAATACCCGGAAGACACCTTCACAGGGGTGGAATCCACAGTCTATTTCCCGGAGGACGGCTGCAAGATACACTGCCTTGTCTACGGGCTGAACGAAAGCCAGTTCGCCGTGATACAGAAGATACGGCGCGATATTTACGACTTCCGTGACTACATAAAGGAACAAAACCTCGCCTACTCAGTAGCCCACGCCACATACTCCGTCAACAACAGGCTCAATATTGAGCATCTGGAAAAGCTGGTTCTCCTCTTTGATGTTTTCGAAGGGATAAACGGCGGGCGGGGCAAGCTCCACAACATGACATGGGTGAATGCGCTGGAGGGGCTCTCTCCTGATAAAATAGAAGACCTCACCGCCAAGCATAAAATTAAATCCTTCGGCACATGCCCGTGGATCAAGGGCTTCACCGGAGGCTCTGACGACCATGCGGGTCTGTTCCTCGGCAACACATACACCATAACAAAGGCAGCAACGCCTCAGGACTTTCTGGAAAAAATAAGAACCAAGCAGACAAGGCACTCAGGCAACTACAGCAGCTTTCACTCACTGGCTTTCACAGTGTACAAAATCGCTTACGACTTCACCAGAAACCATAAAAACATGGCAGGTGCAGAGGGGCTTTTCAACAACATAACCTCGTATATCTTCGAGGACAAAAAGCCCACTCTCCTTGAGCGCCTTAAGCTGAAAAGCATGAAAATGCGCAAATCAGCGGACGGAAGCAGGGTGAAACGCCTCGTGACGGAACTCATTGAGGATGTCCGCGGACTGACCGACGGCAGTATAAACCGCAAGCTCTCAGTGGTTTACAGCAAAGCAACCGACATAGCGGATGAATACACAAAGATGGCTCTCTCAGGCATAACCGGAGATGCGAAGAATTACAGGCCGGAGGAGCTGGTGCGCAGCATCACCTCATCACTTCCGGGCATATTCCTCAGTGTGCCTTTCTTCACCTCATTCGGCCATATGTATAAGGATCGTCACCTCGTGGATGAGATAGAGCAGCGCTTCTCAGTCCGTTCCACAAGAACAAAAAAGAAGATACTCTGGTTCACGGACACAATAACCGACCTCAACGGCGTTTCCGTAACTCTCCGTACCATAGGCAGACTTGCCCATGAGCAGGGGTATGACCTTAAAATAGTCTCCTGCCTTAATGAAGACGAGATAGACCACCGCCTCCCGCCGAACTATGTCAACTTACAGCCCATACATTCATTTACTATGCCGTACTATGAAAAACTTACAGTCAAAATCCCGTCAGTGCTCAAGGCACTGGAAGACATATACGCCTTTGACCCTGACGAGGTATATATATCAACCCCCGGTCCTGTGGGGCTCACCGGGCTCCTCGCCTCAAGACTGCTGAATGTGAAAAGCTCCGGCATATACCACACGGATTTCACCAAGGAGGTTTACGAAATAACCTCAAACGATTCGCTCAAGGTGCTGGTGGAAACATATACCCGCTGGTTCTTTGACTCCGTGACTGAGCTTAAAACCACCTCCGCGGAATACATGAGCCTGCTTTCCGAACGGGGGATGGCACGTCACAAGATGAGCGTTTTCCACAGAGGGATAGACGCAAGGCTCTTCTGCCCCATGAAAAAGGATGAGAGCGGCTTCTTCACCCTCGCATACGCCGGGAGAATTTCCAGAGACAAAAACCTCGATTTCCTGCTGGAACTGTTCGGCAGACTTAACGGGAAATACTCAAACCTCAGGCTGATAATGGCAGGGGACGGGCCTTACCTTGATGAAGTGAAAAACAAAACAAAAGGGATGACAAACGTCCTGATCATGAACGAAATAGAGCATGCGCGGATGCCTGAGGTTTATGCAAAGGCGGATCTTTTCCTCTTCCCCAGCACAACGGACACCTTCGGCATGGTGGTGCTTGAGGCGCAGGCATGCGGCGTTCCGGCAATCGTCTCTGACGAAGGCGGCCCCAAGGAGATAATAGCGGATAAGGAAACCGGACTGGTTGCCTACGCTAATAACATGGAAGACTGGCTGCACAAAACCTCCCGCATGATAGAGCTCGCTGCATCAAAGCCTGCGGAATATGCCGGATTCTCCGAAGCGGCAAGGACAAGGGTTATGTCCGTTTTCAACTGGGATAAGGTTCTGCGTGACATCTTCGCCAAAAATAAAGCGGAAAACACACCGGAGAAAAGCGGAAGCGTGCTCAGGGAAATTTCCGCCTCGGTAGCCTGA
- a CDS encoding GNAT family N-acetyltransferase produces MNAVKKGKIRKAADFLQELSKKFRFRLRTYRPNVTINLDSRKYLVKTVENGDELSDVLRLRHEVFYRELLEKKRFRGKDVDKYDFQFDHLAVIDKEAGQIIGTYRLNSSLFSDKFYSCSEFKMENITALPGIKLELGRACIHPDYRSGATIAALWKGLGTYISETSTDCLFGCSSVKTTDNLTIALVHYYLEKNFLAPEELRAMPKAKFRTDRYHKMLEMIQEKRFAPFREAAENLVPPLMLSYFKAGGVICGEPAYDKAFKCYDYLTYLDIKTMDESFRKKFTEKKNEEVCC; encoded by the coding sequence ATGAACGCTGTTAAAAAGGGAAAAATCAGAAAAGCCGCGGATTTTCTTCAGGAACTTTCAAAAAAGTTCAGGTTCCGCCTGAGAACCTACAGACCGAATGTCACAATTAATTTGGATTCACGCAAATATCTTGTTAAAACTGTGGAAAACGGGGACGAGCTCAGCGATGTTCTCCGCCTCCGCCACGAGGTATTCTACCGCGAACTGCTGGAAAAAAAGCGCTTCCGCGGGAAAGATGTGGACAAATATGACTTTCAGTTCGACCACCTTGCGGTTATCGACAAAGAGGCGGGGCAGATAATAGGCACATACAGGCTGAACAGCTCTCTTTTCAGCGATAAGTTCTACTCATGCTCTGAGTTTAAAATGGAGAACATAACCGCCCTGCCCGGTATAAAACTGGAACTGGGCAGAGCATGCATACACCCAGACTACCGCAGCGGAGCGACAATCGCCGCTCTCTGGAAAGGCTTGGGCACATACATAAGCGAAACCTCCACGGACTGCCTTTTCGGCTGTTCATCAGTCAAAACAACGGATAATCTCACCATCGCCCTTGTGCATTACTACCTTGAGAAAAACTTCCTCGCTCCGGAGGAGCTGAGAGCCATGCCCAAGGCAAAGTTCCGCACGGACAGATACCACAAGATGCTTGAGATGATTCAGGAAAAGCGCTTCGCACCGTTCCGCGAGGCGGCGGAGAACCTTGTGCCGCCGCTTATGCTCTCATATTTTAAGGCGGGCGGGGTCATCTGCGGCGAACCTGCCTATGATAAGGCTTTCAAGTGCTATGACTACCTCACCTATCTGGATATAAAAACCATGGATGAATCATTCAGAAAGAAATTTACGGAGAAGAAAAATGAGGAAGTTTGCTGTTAA
- a CDS encoding lysophospholipid acyltransferase family protein, with translation MRKFAVKFLIYLYIITGKAVSAFVRDEIRKRRMRIWLTSFFCRIGLRPLGISTAFSGGDVLKKAGGCLVVCNHMSYLDIIIMASMRPFVFVSSVDMHEKPFVGMMAELGGTYFVERRNASRLREEIKELAALMKEGFAVMLFPEGTSTDGSRVLPFRAPFMESARKAGVPVYPACLKYESIDGKPFGEGNRDLVCWYGDMEFEPHFEGLFSVERVEASVRIMEPADASHADRKELGDYLFSEVAAAYHT, from the coding sequence ATGAGGAAGTTTGCTGTTAAGTTCCTCATATACCTGTATATAATCACCGGCAAGGCGGTCAGCGCATTTGTGAGGGATGAAATCCGGAAACGGAGAATGCGCATATGGCTGACATCCTTCTTCTGCCGCATAGGACTGAGGCCGCTGGGTATAAGCACTGCTTTCAGCGGCGGAGATGTCCTGAAAAAGGCGGGCGGCTGCCTTGTTGTGTGCAACCATATGTCTTATCTGGATATTATCATAATGGCCTCCATGCGGCCGTTTGTCTTCGTTTCCTCTGTGGATATGCATGAGAAGCCGTTTGTTGGGATGATGGCGGAATTGGGCGGAACATATTTTGTGGAGCGGCGCAACGCCTCCCGGCTCAGGGAGGAGATAAAAGAACTGGCGGCACTTATGAAGGAAGGCTTTGCAGTGATGCTTTTTCCTGAAGGCACAAGTACGGACGGTTCAAGAGTGCTCCCTTTTCGCGCGCCGTTCATGGAATCCGCCAGAAAAGCGGGTGTTCCTGTGTATCCGGCATGCCTTAAGTACGAAAGCATAGACGGTAAGCCTTTCGGCGAGGGCAACAGGGATCTGGTATGCTGGTACGGGGATATGGAGTTTGAGCCTCATTTTGAGGGGCTGTTCTCCGTGGAAAGGGTTGAGGCATCGGTAAGGATTATGGAACCGGCGGATGCTTCCCACGCGGACAGAAAAGAGCTGGGAGACTATCTGTTCTCAGAGGTTGCAGCAGCCTATCACACCTGA
- a CDS encoding PAS domain S-box protein: MSIKPSPADKTNLLSVKAAGFYRQFSRVTAGACDEGELLDALCRLSVDVLGYSVSWAGFIVEFADKRIIPTSYAGEYEGYINPHEICICCDDPSCGPIGEAVIKGEAITVNDISLMEDFSFWQYKTMASGLHSFCSLPVKTDGKVTAVFNVLSREKNGFSADEINLLKEIALEAAACMSIIAARSRMLMAESGNRDLIEKFGVLFNNTSDAIFVHEMPEEQAFSGRFVEVNKTACEKLGYTQEELLNLSPELLNHPCGKFDIEEASATLIKTGHAHIEALIKCKSGALLPVRISCHTFSMGKHRYIVSIVRDITEKIRTIKQLNLLKNAIEHSTVSVVITDREGGIEYVNPVFEKFTGYSADEVIGQNPRILKSDKMDPKVFVDLWAAIAGGKIWKGEFCNKKKSGELYWESAIIFPVKDQSGEIVNYIGLKEDITDKKILEEQVRHAQRLNIIGEMAGSFAHDLKNIILVIGGFANRLQKKLDEKSPEHEYAVHIMKAVTRAAKLTNGLLTFGRKQPNHPECLDMNILLREYTDLIEKIVDENIKVVLHLSEDHMPVMADYIQLEQVLMNLASNAKDAMPDGGTLTITSYVKECGEADFACILFEDTGCGMSADVRNRIFDPFYTTKDPGKGTGLGLSIVYGIIKQHGGSITCSSEEGKGTVFEICLPLNAPYQV, translated from the coding sequence ATGAGCATTAAGCCATCCCCCGCGGACAAAACCAATTTACTGAGCGTGAAGGCTGCCGGATTCTACCGCCAGTTCAGCCGGGTAACTGCAGGCGCCTGTGATGAGGGCGAGCTGCTGGATGCCCTCTGCCGTCTTTCCGTGGATGTTCTGGGCTACAGTGTCTCATGGGCGGGCTTCATAGTGGAGTTCGCCGACAAACGCATAATCCCCACCTCATACGCCGGAGAATATGAAGGCTACATAAACCCCCACGAAATCTGCATATGCTGCGATGACCCCTCCTGCGGCCCCATTGGCGAAGCTGTTATCAAAGGGGAGGCAATAACCGTTAACGACATCTCCCTGATGGAGGACTTCTCCTTCTGGCAGTATAAAACCATGGCAAGCGGGCTTCATTCCTTCTGCTCCCTGCCTGTGAAAACAGATGGCAAAGTCACCGCCGTGTTCAATGTTCTCAGCAGGGAGAAAAACGGTTTCAGCGCGGATGAAATAAACCTTCTGAAAGAGATAGCTCTTGAGGCTGCCGCCTGTATGAGCATTATCGCCGCCAGAAGCAGGATGCTCATGGCGGAATCCGGCAACAGGGATCTCATAGAAAAATTCGGGGTGCTTTTCAACAATACATCAGACGCAATCTTTGTCCATGAAATGCCGGAGGAACAAGCATTCAGCGGCAGGTTTGTGGAAGTTAACAAAACTGCCTGCGAGAAGCTGGGCTACACTCAGGAGGAACTGCTGAACCTCAGCCCGGAGCTCCTGAACCACCCCTGCGGCAAGTTTGATATTGAGGAAGCCTCCGCAACCCTCATTAAAACAGGGCACGCGCACATCGAGGCTCTTATTAAGTGCAAATCCGGCGCTCTGCTCCCTGTGCGCATAAGCTGCCACACCTTTTCCATGGGCAAGCACAGATACATAGTCTCCATAGTGCGCGACATAACAGAAAAAATACGCACCATAAAACAGCTTAACCTGCTGAAAAATGCCATAGAGCACAGCACTGTCTCAGTCGTGATAACCGACAGGGAAGGCGGGATAGAATACGTCAACCCGGTCTTTGAAAAGTTCACCGGGTACTCTGCGGATGAGGTAATCGGTCAGAACCCCAGAATCCTCAAGTCTGACAAAATGGACCCGAAAGTCTTTGTGGATCTCTGGGCGGCAATAGCGGGCGGCAAAATCTGGAAGGGCGAGTTCTGCAACAAGAAAAAAAGCGGCGAACTGTACTGGGAATCGGCCATCATTTTTCCGGTTAAGGATCAGAGCGGTGAAATAGTGAACTACATAGGCCTCAAGGAGGACATAACCGATAAAAAAATCCTTGAGGAACAGGTGCGCCACGCCCAGAGGCTGAACATCATAGGCGAAATGGCGGGAAGCTTCGCCCATGACCTTAAAAACATCATCCTCGTCATAGGGGGCTTCGCGAACAGGCTTCAGAAAAAGCTGGATGAAAAATCGCCGGAGCATGAGTACGCAGTGCACATAATGAAGGCCGTCACCAGAGCGGCGAAGCTCACGAACGGCCTTCTCACCTTCGGCCGCAAACAGCCTAATCACCCGGAATGTCTCGACATGAACATTCTTCTGCGGGAATACACTGATCTTATTGAGAAAATAGTTGATGAAAACATAAAGGTCGTCCTGCATCTTTCGGAAGACCATATGCCGGTAATGGCGGACTACATACAGCTTGAGCAGGTGCTGATGAACCTTGCCTCCAACGCAAAAGATGCCATGCCTGACGGCGGCACACTCACAATAACATCATACGTTAAAGAGTGCGGTGAGGCTGATTTCGCCTGTATTCTGTTTGAGGACACAGGCTGCGGAATGTCCGCCGATGTCCGCAACAGGATATTCGACCCCTTTTACACCACAAAAGACCCAGGAAAGGGCACAGGGCTTGGCCTCTCTATCGTTTACGGTATTATAAAACAGCACGGCGGCAGCATAACCTGCTCCAGTGAAGAGGGAAAAGGCACTGTCTTTGAAATATGCCTGCCTCTGAACGCGCCCTATCAGGTGTGA
- a CDS encoding M15 family metallopeptidase yields the protein MKKLFTALFVFALVSQAYAELPKGFVYLSDVNSSVVQEIRYHSSHNFVGTRVDGYVSPVCILTRQAAEALDKVQQDLELIGYSLKVYDCYRPQKAVDHFVRWSKDAKDTKTKAEFYPNEPKDTLFKKGFIASKSGHSRGSTVDLTIIPYEAPEQEEYIPHIKQRSCENSAENRFGDNSIDMGTGFDCFSPLSATENEAITEKQLSNRMLLRDLMKKYGFVNYEKEWWHYTLEKEPFPKTFFNFDVK from the coding sequence ATGAAAAAACTTTTTACGGCTCTTTTTGTTTTTGCTCTGGTTTCACAGGCTTATGCGGAACTCCCCAAGGGGTTTGTTTATCTCTCCGATGTTAATTCCTCCGTTGTACAGGAGATACGCTACCACTCATCCCATAACTTTGTGGGAACAAGGGTTGACGGCTATGTCTCCCCCGTATGTATACTCACCCGTCAGGCTGCAGAGGCTCTGGACAAGGTGCAGCAGGATCTTGAACTGATAGGCTACTCTCTCAAGGTTTATGACTGCTACAGACCGCAGAAGGCTGTGGATCACTTTGTGCGCTGGTCAAAGGATGCGAAGGATACAAAAACAAAGGCCGAATTTTACCCCAACGAACCAAAGGACACCCTGTTTAAGAAGGGCTTTATCGCTTCAAAATCGGGTCATTCAAGAGGGAGCACGGTGGATCTCACCATAATCCCGTATGAAGCGCCGGAGCAGGAGGAATATATACCCCACATTAAGCAGAGAAGCTGCGAAAACAGTGCTGAGAACCGCTTCGGCGACAACAGCATAGACATGGGCACAGGCTTTGACTGCTTCAGCCCCCTTTCCGCCACAGAGAATGAGGCGATAACGGAGAAGCAGCTTTCCAACAGAATGCTCCTGCGCGATCTGATGAAAAAATACGGTTTTGTGAACTATGAAAAAGAGTGGTGGCACTACACTCTGGAAAAAGAGCCTTTCCCGAAGACTTTTTTCAACTTTGACGTGAAATAG